The Streptomyces sp. cg36 genomic interval AAGTCCGTGAAGACGGCCGAGGAGGTCTCGGCGGGCGCGTCGGTGAAGTCGGCCGCCACCGGTACGCCCTCGACCAGCGGCTGGGCGTCCTCGGCGGGCCCGGCGCCGCGCGCCGCCGCCTCCGCGGCCCGCACCAGCGGCTCCAGGTCGTCGGCGGTCACCGCGGCCCGGGACACCACGCCCGAGGCCGCGCCCTCGGCCCCGTCGACGGTCGCGATCACGGTGAGGGTGCGCCCGCGGGTCACCCCGTTGGTGGTCAGCGCGTTCCCGGCCCAGCGCAGATTGGCGGAGGAGTGCTCGTCCGCGATGACGACGCACCCGTCGGCGGTCGAGAGCGCCAGCGCCCGCTCGACGATCTCGTGCGGCTTGACGGTCGTACGGGAGCTCATCGCCCGGCCTCCTGCGTGGTGTTCAGAATGTTGACGCCCCGGAACAGGGCAGACGGGCAGCCGTGGGAGACCGCCGCCACCTGGCCCGGCTGGGCCTTGCCGCAGTTGAAGGCGCCGCCCAGGACGTACGTCTGCGGGCCGCCGACCTTCTCCATCGAGCCCCAGAAGTCCGTGGTGGTCGCCTGGTAGGCGACGTCGCGCAGCTGCCCCGCCAGCCGGCCGTTCTCGATGCGGAAGAACCGCTGGCCGGTGAACTGGAAGTTGTAGCGCTGCATGTCGATCGACCAGGAGCGGTCGCCGACCACGTAGATGCCGCGCTCCACGCCCCCGATCAGGTCCTCGGTGGAGAGCCCGCCCGGGTCCGGCTGGAGCGAGACGTTGGCCATGCGCTGGACCGGGACGTGCCCGGGGGAGTCCGCGAAGGCGCAGCCGTTGGAGCGGCCCAGGCCCGTCAAGTGGGCGATGCGGCGGTCCAGTTGGTAGCCGACCAGCGTGCCGTCCTTCACCAGGTCCCAGGACTGCGCCTCGACGCCCTCGTCGTCGTACCCGATGGTGGCGAGCCCGTGCTCGGCGGTGCGGTCGCCCGTCACGTTCATGATCGAGGAGCCGTACGCCAGCTTCCCCAGCTGGTCGAAGGTGGCGAACGAGGTGCCCGCGTACGCCGCCTCGTAGCCCAGCGCCCGGTCCAGCTCGGTGGCGTGGCCGATCGACTCGTGGATGGTCAGCCACAGGTTCGACGGGTCCACCACCAGGTCGTAGGACCCGGCCCGCACGCTCGGCGCGCGCATCTTCTCGGCCAGCAGCTCCGGGATCTGCTCCAGCTCGGAGTCCCAGTCCCAGCCGGTGCCCGTCAGGTACTCCCAGCCGCGCCCGGCCGGGGGCGCGATCGTGCGCATCGAGTCGAACTCGCCGCTCTTGCCGTCCACCGCCACCGCCGTGAGCTGCGGGTGCAGCCGCACCCGCTGCTGGGTGGTGACGGTGCCCGCGGTGTCCGCGTAGAACTTGTTCTCGTGGACGGTCAGCAGCGAGGCGTCCACGTGCGCCACCCCGTCCGCGGCCAGCAGCCGCCCGCTCCACTCGGCGAGCAGCGCGCCCTTCTCCTCGTCCGGTACGGAGAAGGGGTCGATCTCGTACGAGGAGATCCACGTCCGGTCGGCGTGCACGGGCTCCGGCGCCAGCTCCACGCGCTCGTCGGAGCCCGCCGCCGCGATCACCCGCGCCGACAGCTTCGCCATCGCGACCGCCTGCGAGGCGACCTTGGCGGCGGCGTCCATGGTGAGGTCCACGCCGGAGGCGAAGCCCCAGGCGCCGCCGTGCACCACCCGGACCGCGTAACCGAGGTCCGTGGTGTCGGACGAGCCGGCGGGCCGGGCGTCGCGCAGCCGCCAGGCCGCGCTGCGCACCCGCTCCAGGCGGAAGTCGGCATGGGTGGCGCCGAGCGCGCGGGCCCGCGCGAGCGCCGCGTCGGCGAGGGCCCGCAGCGGCAGGGCGGTGAAGGCCGCGTCGAGGGAATGAGGCACGGATGTCTCCTGTCGTGTGAGACCGGTCGCCCCGATCATGTCGCGCTTCGGGGTCGCCTGCCTACACCTTTCTGTAGGGACCCGACAGCGCATTCCGTGAGCCACTGTCACAGGTCGATTCCCCGTACAACGGCCGGGACCGATAGTTTGCGGAAGTACGAAACCGCTATCGAAAGGGTGATCCGTTGAGCCGCTCGGTTCTCGTCACCGGAGGAAACCGGGGCATCGGCCTCGCCATCGCCCGCGCTTTCGTCTCCACGGGGGACAAGGTCGCGATCACCTACCGCTCCGGGGACCCCGACGCCTTGGCGCAGGAAGGGTTCCTCGCCGTCAAGTGCGACATCACCGACGCCGAGCAGGTGGAGCAGGCGTACAAGCAGATCGAGGAGGCCCACGGGCCCGTCGAGGTGCTCGTCGCCAACGCCGGAGTCACCAAGGACCAGCTCCTGATGCGGATGTCCGAGGAGGACTTCACCTCCGTCCTGGACACCAACCTCACCGGCACCTTCCGGGTCGTCAAGCGCGCCAACCGCGGCATGCTGCGCGCCAAGAAGGGCCGCGTCGTGCTGATCTCCTCGGTGGTCGGCCTGATGGGCTCGCCCGGCCAGGCCAACTACGCCGCGTCCAAGGCCGGTCTCGTCGGCTTCGCCCGCTCCCTCGCGCGTGAGCTGGGCTCCCGCAACATCACGTTCAACGTCGTCGCGCCCGGTTTTGTCGACACCGACATGACCAAGGTGCTCACCGACGAGCAGCGCACCTCCATCCTCTCCGGGGTGCCGCTGGGCCGCTACGCGCAGCCCGAGGAGATCGCCGCCGCGGTCCGCTTCCTCGCCTCGGACGACGCCTCGTACATCACTGGTGCCGTCATCCCGGTTGACGGCGGATTGGGCATGGGTCACTGATCACATGAGCGGAATTCTCGACGGCAAGCGCATCCTGATCACGGGTGTGCTGATGGAGTCCTCCATCGCCTTCCACGCCGCCAAGCTGGCCCAGG includes:
- a CDS encoding TldD/PmbA family protein, whose protein sequence is MPHSLDAAFTALPLRALADAALARARALGATHADFRLERVRSAAWRLRDARPAGSSDTTDLGYAVRVVHGGAWGFASGVDLTMDAAAKVASQAVAMAKLSARVIAAAGSDERVELAPEPVHADRTWISSYEIDPFSVPDEEKGALLAEWSGRLLAADGVAHVDASLLTVHENKFYADTAGTVTTQQRVRLHPQLTAVAVDGKSGEFDSMRTIAPPAGRGWEYLTGTGWDWDSELEQIPELLAEKMRAPSVRAGSYDLVVDPSNLWLTIHESIGHATELDRALGYEAAYAGTSFATFDQLGKLAYGSSIMNVTGDRTAEHGLATIGYDDEGVEAQSWDLVKDGTLVGYQLDRRIAHLTGLGRSNGCAFADSPGHVPVQRMANVSLQPDPGGLSTEDLIGGVERGIYVVGDRSWSIDMQRYNFQFTGQRFFRIENGRLAGQLRDVAYQATTTDFWGSMEKVGGPQTYVLGGAFNCGKAQPGQVAAVSHGCPSALFRGVNILNTTQEAGR
- the fabG gene encoding 3-oxoacyl-[acyl-carrier-protein] reductase; amino-acid sequence: MSRSVLVTGGNRGIGLAIARAFVSTGDKVAITYRSGDPDALAQEGFLAVKCDITDAEQVEQAYKQIEEAHGPVEVLVANAGVTKDQLLMRMSEEDFTSVLDTNLTGTFRVVKRANRGMLRAKKGRVVLISSVVGLMGSPGQANYAASKAGLVGFARSLARELGSRNITFNVVAPGFVDTDMTKVLTDEQRTSILSGVPLGRYAQPEEIAAAVRFLASDDASYITGAVIPVDGGLGMGH